One stretch of Prionailurus viverrinus isolate Anna chromosome C1, UM_Priviv_1.0, whole genome shotgun sequence DNA includes these proteins:
- the LOC125171910 gene encoding protein enabled homolog, which produces MSSCMPHAFGKTLPLELCDSLPHGPPLPPPPAAGKKLEHCRMSSLYSQRASLECHFPDLQSPHLERDTITGLLASIRTAAHAGTATATATGETRMPPPPPHREGAAPAAAPQAPTAASPCRRLPAGLLFGRNTQNCETVFASPVYPTVRGTPKSPAPPPTPPPPHRPMPSLCRPRCAPQAAVGAGTQLCSSSSPLCVLPRGPQAAQDGLSVAPHWLVLPCAGNATNFGLISLVFFPCRPLFIEHNTTRERTANKNFVESHQDFANNDIWKIEKKNALKTSSHQNSFVGTVFTRM; this is translated from the exons ATGAGTTCTTGTATGCCTCATGCGTTTGGAAAGACCTTGCCCCTTGAACTCTGTGACTCCCTGCCTCAtgggcccccccttccccccccgccTGCAGCTGGGAAGAAGCTTGAACATTGCCGAATGTCCTCATTGTACTCACAAAGGGCTAGCCTCGAATGTCACTTCCCCGACCTTCAATCTCCCCACCTAGAGAGGGATACAATCACAGGTCTCTTGGCCTCAATCAGAACTGCTGCCCACGCCggcaccgccaccgccaccgccaccgggGAGACTCGCATGCCGCCGCCACCACCTCACCGGGAGGGagccgcgcccgccgccgccccccaAGCCCCGACAGCTGCCTCGCCTTGCCGCCGCCTCCCTGCAGGGCTCCTGTTTGGACGAAACACCCAAAACTGCGAAACCGTGTTTGCCTCCCCTGTTTACCCGACAGTCCGGGGGACCCCGaagagccccgcccccccccccacccccccacccccccaccgccccatgCCCTCCCTCTGCAGGCCTCGGTGCGCCCCGCAGGCTGCGGTGGGCGCGGGCACGCAGCTTTGTTCAAGTTCGAGTCCACTGTGTGTGCTTCCGCGCGGGCCGCAGGCAGCCCAGGACGGCCTCTCTGTGGCTCCTCACTGGCTTGTCCTACCCTGCGCAGGTAATGCAACCAATTTTGGTCTCATCagtctggtttttttcccctgccgCCCTTTATTTATCGAGCATAATACTACACgtgaaagaacagcaaataagaaCTTTGTAGAATCCCACCAGGACTTTGCTAACAATgatatttggaaaatagaaaaaaaaaatgctctgaaaACTAGCAGCCACCAAAATAGTTTTGTTGGCACTGTGTTCACACGCATG TGA